A window of the Streptomyces sp. JB150 genome harbors these coding sequences:
- a CDS encoding thiamine ABC transporter substrate-binding protein: protein MSITKKATILAVGLGLVTLSACGSSDGDQASGGGSGSRTVTLVSHNSWAVSKDVLAAFEKKSGYKVRVLEDGDAGQAVNKAILTKDNPQGDVFFGVDNTLLSRALDNGLFQPYEAKGSDLIRSEYRADEAEHRVTPVDTGDICVNYDKAYFSEKKLTPPDSFDDLIKPEYKNLLVTENPSTSSPGLGFLLGTAARYGDDGWRDYWKKLKANGVKVVDGWEQAYNEEFSGSAGGKKADADRPLVVSYASSPPAEVIYADPKPKTAPTGVAEDTCFRQVEYAGLLSNAENPEGGKALLDFLIGKEFQEDMPLNMFVYPVREGAKVPEEFTTYGPQAEDPETMDPAKIADNRDDWVKSWTSLVLK, encoded by the coding sequence GTGAGCATCACCAAGAAGGCCACGATCCTGGCCGTCGGACTCGGTCTGGTCACGCTGTCCGCCTGCGGGTCGTCCGACGGCGACCAGGCGTCCGGCGGCGGCTCCGGATCCCGGACCGTCACGCTCGTCAGCCACAACTCGTGGGCCGTCTCGAAGGACGTCCTCGCCGCCTTCGAGAAGAAGTCCGGCTACAAGGTCAGGGTGCTGGAGGACGGCGACGCCGGGCAGGCCGTCAACAAGGCGATCCTGACCAAGGACAACCCGCAGGGCGACGTCTTCTTCGGCGTCGACAACACCCTGCTCTCCCGCGCCCTCGACAACGGCCTCTTCCAGCCGTACGAGGCGAAGGGCTCCGACCTGATCCGGTCCGAGTACCGCGCCGACGAGGCGGAGCACCGGGTCACGCCCGTCGACACCGGCGACATCTGCGTCAACTACGACAAGGCGTACTTCAGCGAGAAGAAGCTGACCCCGCCGGACTCCTTCGACGACCTGATCAAGCCGGAGTACAAGAACCTGCTGGTCACCGAGAACCCGTCCACCTCCTCGCCGGGCCTCGGCTTCCTGCTCGGCACCGCCGCGCGGTACGGCGACGACGGCTGGCGGGACTACTGGAAGAAGCTCAAGGCCAACGGCGTGAAGGTCGTCGACGGCTGGGAGCAGGCGTACAACGAGGAGTTCTCCGGTTCCGCCGGCGGGAAGAAGGCCGACGCCGACCGGCCGCTCGTCGTGTCGTACGCCTCCTCGCCGCCGGCCGAGGTGATCTACGCCGACCCGAAGCCGAAGACCGCACCGACCGGCGTCGCCGAGGACACCTGCTTCCGCCAGGTCGAGTACGCCGGGCTGCTGAGCAACGCGGAGAACCCCGAGGGCGGCAAGGCGCTCCTGGACTTCCTGATCGGCAAGGAGTTCCAGGAGGACATGCCGCTGAACATGTTCGTCTACCCGGTGCGGGAGGGCGCGAAGGTGCCCGAGGAGTTCACGACGTACGGCCCGCAGGCCGAGGACCCCGAGACCATGGACCCGGCGAAGATCGCCGACAACCGTGACGACTGGGTCAAGTCGTGGACCTCGCTCGTACTGAAGTAA
- a CDS encoding iron ABC transporter permease yields the protein MALPVAFFAVFFAWPVAAIVARGLNADGSWQLGRLVDVPADPAVRHVLWFTTWQALASTALTLLLALPAAYVFARLDFPGKQLLRAVVTVPFVLPTVVAGTAFLALLGRGGLLDELWGVRLDTTVWAILLAHVFFNYAVVVRTVGGLWAQLDPRQEEAARMLGASRWAAWRQITLPALAPAVAAAALMVFLFTFTSFGVVQILGGPAFSTLEVEIYRQTSEIFDLSTAAVLTLVQFAAVGAILAVHARTVRRRESALRLVDAAVTARRPRGAGQWALLAGVLVTIALLLVLPLAVLVQRSLDAPGFLYYEALTRADGGTFLVPPIEAIGNSLRYALAATAIAVVIGGLAAAALTRRDAGRFVRGFDALLMLPLGVSAVTVGFGFLIALDEPPLDLRASWILVPLAQALVGVPFVVRTMLPVLRAVDVRLREAAAVLGASPWRVWREVDLPMVRRALLVAAGFAFAVSLGEFGATVFIARPDNPTLPVAVARLLGRPGDLNYGQAMALSTILMVVCAVALLVLERLRTDRTGEF from the coding sequence ATGGCCCTGCCCGTCGCGTTCTTCGCCGTCTTCTTCGCCTGGCCCGTCGCCGCGATCGTCGCCCGCGGCCTGAACGCCGACGGGTCCTGGCAGCTCGGGCGGCTCGTCGACGTGCCCGCCGACCCCGCCGTCCGGCACGTGCTGTGGTTCACCACTTGGCAGGCGCTCGCCTCCACCGCGCTCACCCTGCTGCTCGCGCTGCCCGCCGCGTACGTCTTCGCCCGCCTCGACTTCCCCGGCAAGCAGCTGCTGCGGGCGGTGGTGACCGTGCCGTTCGTGCTGCCCACGGTCGTGGCCGGTACGGCCTTCCTGGCGCTGCTCGGGCGCGGCGGACTGCTGGACGAGTTGTGGGGCGTACGGCTGGACACCACCGTGTGGGCGATCCTGCTCGCGCACGTGTTCTTCAACTACGCGGTCGTCGTCCGCACCGTCGGCGGGCTGTGGGCGCAGCTCGACCCGCGGCAGGAGGAGGCCGCGCGGATGCTCGGCGCGTCCCGGTGGGCGGCCTGGCGGCAGATCACCCTGCCCGCGCTCGCGCCCGCCGTGGCCGCCGCCGCGCTGATGGTGTTCCTGTTCACCTTCACCTCCTTCGGCGTGGTGCAGATCCTCGGCGGGCCCGCGTTCTCCACCCTGGAGGTCGAGATCTACCGGCAGACGTCGGAGATCTTCGACCTGTCCACGGCCGCGGTGCTCACCCTCGTGCAGTTCGCGGCGGTCGGCGCGATCCTCGCCGTGCACGCCCGGACGGTACGGCGGCGGGAGAGCGCGCTGCGGCTGGTGGACGCGGCGGTCACCGCGCGCCGGCCGCGCGGGGCCGGGCAGTGGGCGCTGCTGGCCGGGGTCCTCGTCACCATCGCCCTGCTGCTGGTGCTGCCGCTGGCGGTGCTGGTGCAGCGCTCCCTCGACGCGCCCGGCTTCCTGTACTACGAGGCGCTGACCCGCGCGGACGGCGGCACCTTCCTGGTCCCGCCGATCGAGGCGATCGGCAACTCGCTGCGGTACGCCCTCGCCGCGACCGCCATCGCCGTCGTGATCGGCGGACTCGCCGCGGCGGCGCTGACCCGGCGCGACGCCGGGCGGTTCGTGCGCGGGTTCGACGCGCTGCTGATGCTGCCGCTCGGCGTGTCCGCCGTCACCGTCGGCTTCGGCTTCCTCATCGCGCTCGACGAGCCGCCGCTGGACCTGCGCGCCTCGTGGATCCTGGTGCCGCTCGCGCAGGCGCTGGTCGGGGTGCCGTTCGTGGTGCGCACGATGCTGCCCGTGCTGCGCGCGGTGGACGTCCGGCTGCGGGAGGCGGCGGCGGTGCTCGGCGCCTCGCCGTGGCGGGTGTGGCGCGAGGTCGACCTGCCGATGGTGCGGCGGGCGCTGCTGGTCGCGGCCGGGTTCGCGTTCGCCGTGTCGCTCGGGGAGTTCGGGGCGACCGTGTTCATCGCGCGCCCCGACAACCCCACGCTGCCGGTCGCCGTGGCGCGGCTGCTGGGACGGCCCGGCGACCTCAACTACGGGCAGGCGATGGCCCTGTCGACGATTCTGATGGTGGTGTGCGCGGTGGCGCTGCTGGTGCTGGAGCGGCTGCGGACCGACCGGACGGGGGAGTTCTGA
- a CDS encoding ABC transporter ATP-binding protein: MLLRVEGATVRFGGRAVLDAVDLAVAEHEVVCVLGPSGSGKSTLLRAVAGLQGLDAGRVVLDGRDQTGVPAHRRELGLMFQDHQLFPQRDVGGNVAFGLRMHGVPRRQQEERVRELLDLVGLPGAGRRAVAALSGGEQQRVALARALAPRPRLLMLDEPLGQLDRSLRERLVVELRELFGRLGTTVLAVTHDQGEAFALADRVVVMRDGRIAQSGTPLQVWQRPADAFVARFLGFENVVDATVAGQAAATPWGKVPVPEGAAQGARTLLVRPAGVRLVAPDAGLRCAVAARTFKGTHVAVHLQPEDAPRLEAACALRSAPEVGDVVGVEFDVAEIVVLD; this comes from the coding sequence ATGCTGCTGCGGGTCGAGGGCGCGACGGTGCGGTTCGGCGGGCGGGCCGTGCTCGACGCGGTCGATCTCGCCGTCGCCGAGCACGAGGTGGTGTGCGTGCTCGGGCCCAGCGGCAGCGGCAAGTCCACGCTGCTGCGGGCGGTGGCCGGGCTGCAGGGCCTGGACGCCGGGCGGGTGGTGCTGGACGGGCGCGACCAGACGGGGGTGCCCGCGCACCGGCGCGAACTCGGGCTGATGTTCCAGGACCATCAGCTGTTCCCGCAGCGGGACGTGGGCGGCAACGTGGCCTTCGGGCTGCGGATGCACGGCGTTCCCCGGCGGCAGCAGGAGGAGCGCGTACGGGAGTTGCTGGACCTCGTCGGGCTGCCGGGCGCCGGCCGGCGGGCCGTGGCCGCGCTCTCCGGCGGCGAGCAGCAGCGGGTCGCGCTGGCCCGCGCGCTCGCGCCCCGGCCACGGCTGCTGATGCTGGACGAACCGCTGGGCCAGCTCGACCGGTCGCTGCGGGAACGGCTGGTGGTGGAACTCCGGGAGCTGTTCGGCCGGCTCGGCACCACCGTGCTCGCGGTCACCCACGACCAGGGCGAGGCGTTCGCGCTCGCCGACCGGGTCGTGGTGATGCGGGACGGGCGGATCGCCCAGTCCGGGACGCCCCTTCAGGTGTGGCAGCGGCCGGCGGACGCGTTCGTGGCCCGCTTCCTCGGCTTCGAGAACGTGGTCGACGCCACCGTCGCCGGACAGGCCGCCGCCACCCCCTGGGGCAAGGTGCCGGTTCCCGAGGGCGCCGCCCAGGGGGCGCGCACCCTGCTCGTCCGGCCCGCCGGGGTGCGCCTGGTGGCCCCCGACGCCGGGCTGCGGTGCGCGGTCGCCGCCCGCACCTTCAAGGGCACCCATGTCGCCGTGCACCTCCAGCCGGAGGACGCCCCGCGCCTGGAGGCGGCGTGCGCGCTGCGGTCGGCGCCGGAGGTCGGGGACGTGGTCGGCGTGGAGTTCGACGTGGCCGAAATCGTGGTGCTCGACTGA
- a CDS encoding maleylpyruvate isomerase family mycothiol-dependent enzyme, translating to MSRLAHDRYCDEIAHQLGRLRSVVTSGADLSATVPTCPDWSLEELVRHTGGALRWVELLVRTRAEKEIGLSEVPGGTGPEATGDAAALDAWLAESGEAVVAALREAGPDAVVWSWSGINTAGFWARRMTHEITVHRADATLAAGLPYEVAPEVAADAVDEWLDIVRFVQRALPDDSASELRGTDRRSLHLHATDTVPELNAEWVIELTEDGVVWRRGHEKATVALRGPLTSVLLAFYRRLPLDAPGLEVRGERELLEFWLERATFG from the coding sequence ATGAGCCGACTCGCACACGACCGCTACTGCGACGAAATAGCCCACCAGCTCGGCCGGTTGAGGTCCGTGGTGACGTCCGGCGCCGATCTCTCGGCGACCGTGCCGACCTGCCCGGACTGGTCGCTGGAAGAGCTGGTGCGGCACACCGGCGGGGCGCTGCGCTGGGTGGAGCTGCTGGTGCGCACCCGGGCCGAGAAGGAGATCGGCCTGAGCGAGGTGCCGGGCGGCACCGGACCCGAGGCGACCGGGGACGCGGCGGCGCTCGACGCCTGGCTGGCGGAGAGCGGCGAGGCGGTCGTCGCCGCGCTGCGGGAGGCCGGTCCGGACGCCGTGGTGTGGTCCTGGTCCGGGATCAACACCGCCGGGTTCTGGGCGCGCCGGATGACCCACGAGATCACCGTGCACCGCGCCGACGCCACGCTCGCCGCCGGACTGCCCTACGAGGTGGCGCCCGAGGTGGCGGCGGACGCCGTGGACGAGTGGCTGGACATCGTGCGGTTCGTCCAGCGGGCCCTGCCGGACGACTCGGCGAGCGAACTGCGCGGCACGGACCGCCGCAGTCTTCACCTCCACGCCACCGACACCGTCCCCGAGCTGAACGCCGAGTGGGTGATCGAGTTGACCGAGGACGGGGTCGTCTGGCGGCGCGGCCACGAGAAGGCGACGGTCGCCCTGCGTGGCCCGCTCACCTCGGTGCTGCTCGCCTTCTACCGCCGGCTGCCTCTGGACGCGCCCGGCCTGGAGGTGCGGGGGGAGCGGGAGTTGCTGGAGTTCTGGCTGGAGCGGGCGACGTTCGGCTGA
- a CDS encoding LAETG motif-containing sortase-dependent surface protein codes for MIGVASAAAALTLGVAGTALACDISEFSAVAECEGTKGVIRVTDKDPSGVPATVSVYLESNGADERLVGTQEVRGSREGVTITFEEDWRPNATYRIHVKAGNQVDEDIKPNLTTPSTPCKPDDSPTPTPTPTPTPSETPSDTPSASASPSAPEDSATPVPSAPESGSSAPADTASNAPSPAAGESNLAETGASSNTGLIVGIAAALVAIGGGAVFFGLRRRGANSNH; via the coding sequence ATGATCGGTGTCGCCTCCGCCGCGGCCGCCCTGACGCTCGGCGTCGCGGGCACCGCCCTCGCCTGTGACATCAGTGAGTTCTCCGCCGTCGCCGAGTGCGAGGGCACCAAGGGTGTCATCAGGGTCACCGACAAGGACCCCTCGGGTGTCCCGGCGACCGTCTCGGTCTACCTGGAGAGCAACGGCGCCGACGAGCGTCTGGTCGGCACCCAGGAGGTCCGGGGCTCCCGCGAAGGCGTCACGATCACCTTCGAAGAGGACTGGAGGCCGAACGCCACCTACCGGATTCACGTCAAGGCCGGGAACCAGGTCGACGAGGACATCAAGCCGAACCTGACCACGCCGTCCACGCCGTGCAAGCCGGACGACAGCCCGACGCCGACCCCGACGCCGACCCCGACGCCGTCGGAGACCCCCTCCGACACCCCGTCGGCCTCCGCGTCCCCGTCGGCGCCGGAGGACTCCGCCACGCCCGTCCCGTCCGCCCCCGAGAGCGGCAGCAGCGCCCCGGCGGACACCGCGAGCAACGCGCCGTCCCCCGCGGCCGGGGAGTCCAACCTCGCTGAGACCGGCGCCAGCTCCAACACCGGTCTGATCGTCGGCATCGCGGCCGCCCTGGTCGCCATCGGCGGTGGCGCGGTCTTCTTCGGCCTCCGCCGCCGCGGCGCGAACAGCAACCACTGA
- a CDS encoding VOC family protein has translation MYQQMIFVNLPVADLDAAKKFFTELGYSINPQFSDETAASVVISDTIVAMLLTKEKYAQFTKKEIADATRTSEVLIALSAESREKVDELVDKAIAAGGTASGETQDLGFMYGRSFDDLDGHTWEVVWMDPAAIEG, from the coding sequence ATGTACCAGCAGATGATCTTCGTCAACCTGCCCGTCGCCGACCTGGACGCCGCGAAGAAGTTCTTCACCGAGCTGGGCTACTCGATCAACCCGCAGTTCAGCGACGAGACCGCGGCCAGCGTCGTCATCAGCGACACGATCGTCGCGATGCTGCTCACCAAGGAGAAGTACGCGCAGTTCACCAAGAAGGAGATCGCCGACGCCACCCGGACCAGCGAGGTGCTGATCGCGCTGAGCGCGGAGAGCCGGGAGAAGGTCGACGAGCTGGTCGACAAGGCGATCGCGGCGGGCGGCACGGCCTCCGGTGAGACGCAGGACCTCGGCTTCATGTACGGCCGCTCCTTCGACGACCTCGACGGCCACACCTGGGAGGTCGTCTGGATGGACCCGGCGGCGATCGAGGGCTGA
- a CDS encoding ATP-binding cassette domain-containing protein, which yields MEAQPDNDVLWARSLHFTHQDGSPALSGVSLGVREGEILAVTGPRGSGKSTLLGCLAGLARAQRGEVWFNSAPVHTMGPLARERLRRDRFGWIDPAPALVPELNVWENTALPLMLRGTTRRRAKAAAQEWLERLDVGDKARKHPAELVQSERQRVCIARALAPAPTVLFADEPTAPLHRADRGHVLRTLTTAARSHGITVVLATHDPDTAALADRTVSLLDGRRVTTVHLPPAPETEGRAACSLSA from the coding sequence ATGGAGGCCCAGCCGGACAACGACGTGCTCTGGGCACGGTCACTGCACTTCACGCACCAGGACGGCTCCCCCGCGCTGAGCGGCGTCTCGCTCGGCGTCCGCGAAGGCGAGATCCTCGCCGTCACCGGCCCGCGCGGCAGCGGCAAATCCACCCTGCTCGGTTGTCTGGCCGGCCTGGCGCGCGCCCAGCGCGGCGAGGTGTGGTTCAACAGCGCTCCCGTGCACACCATGGGCCCTCTCGCCCGGGAACGGCTGCGCCGCGACCGGTTCGGCTGGATCGACCCGGCCCCCGCGCTCGTCCCCGAGCTGAACGTCTGGGAGAACACCGCCCTGCCGCTGATGCTGCGCGGCACCACCCGGCGCCGCGCCAAGGCCGCCGCCCAGGAGTGGCTGGAACGCCTCGACGTCGGCGACAAGGCCCGCAAACACCCCGCCGAGCTCGTCCAGTCCGAGCGGCAGCGCGTCTGCATCGCCCGCGCGCTCGCCCCCGCCCCGACGGTCCTCTTCGCCGACGAGCCGACCGCGCCGCTGCACCGCGCGGACCGCGGCCACGTCCTGCGCACCCTCACCACGGCGGCCCGCTCGCACGGCATCACCGTCGTCCTCGCCACCCACGACCCGGACACCGCGGCCCTCGCGGACCGCACGGTCTCCCTCCTGGACGGACGGCGCGTGACCACCGTGCACCTGCCCCCGGCCCCCGAGACGGAAGGCCGGGCCGCGTGCTCGCTCTCCGCCTGA
- a CDS encoding aspartate aminotransferase family protein: MSTKDLSKSAYDHLWMHFTRMSSYENSPVPTIVRGEGTYIYDDKGKRYLDGLAGLFVVQAGHGRTELAETAAKQAQELAFFPVWSYAHPKAVELAERLAHHAPGDLNKVFFTTGGGEAVETAWKLAKQYFKLQGKPTKYKVISRAVAYHGTPQGALSITGLPALKAPFEPLVPGAHKVPNTNIYRAPIHGDDPEAFGRWAADQIEQQILFEGPDTVAAVFLEPVQNAGGCFPPPPGYFQRVREICDQYDVLLVSDEVICAFGRLGTIFACDKFGYVPDMITCAKGMTSGYSPIGACIVSDRVAEPFYKGDNTFLHGYTFGGHPVSAAVGLANLDLFERENLTQHVLDNEGAFLSTLQKLHDLPIVGDVRGNGYFYGIELVKDKNTKESFNDEETERVLYGFLSKALFDNGLYCRADDRGDPVVQLAPPLISTQETFDEIEQILRATLTEAWTKL, from the coding sequence GTGAGCACCAAGGACCTCAGCAAGAGCGCGTACGACCACCTGTGGATGCACTTCACCCGCATGTCGTCGTACGAGAACTCTCCCGTCCCGACCATCGTCCGCGGTGAGGGCACCTACATCTACGACGACAAGGGCAAGCGGTACCTCGACGGTCTCGCGGGTCTCTTCGTGGTCCAGGCCGGCCACGGCCGCACCGAACTCGCCGAGACCGCCGCCAAGCAGGCCCAGGAACTGGCGTTCTTCCCCGTCTGGTCCTACGCCCACCCGAAGGCGGTCGAACTGGCCGAGCGGCTGGCCCACCACGCGCCGGGCGACCTCAACAAGGTCTTCTTCACCACCGGCGGCGGCGAGGCGGTCGAGACCGCCTGGAAGCTCGCCAAGCAGTACTTCAAGCTCCAGGGCAAGCCGACCAAGTACAAGGTCATCTCCCGCGCGGTCGCCTACCACGGCACCCCGCAGGGCGCCCTGTCCATCACCGGCCTGCCCGCCCTGAAGGCCCCCTTCGAGCCGCTCGTGCCGGGCGCGCACAAGGTGCCGAACACCAACATCTACCGCGCCCCGATCCACGGCGACGACCCCGAGGCCTTCGGCCGCTGGGCCGCCGACCAGATCGAGCAGCAGATCCTCTTCGAGGGCCCGGACACGGTCGCCGCGGTCTTCCTGGAGCCGGTGCAGAACGCCGGCGGCTGCTTCCCGCCGCCGCCCGGGTACTTCCAGCGGGTCCGCGAGATCTGCGACCAGTACGACGTCCTGCTGGTGTCGGACGAGGTCATCTGCGCCTTCGGCCGCCTCGGCACGATCTTCGCCTGCGACAAGTTCGGCTACGTCCCGGACATGATCACCTGCGCCAAGGGCATGACCTCGGGTTACTCCCCGATCGGCGCGTGCATCGTCTCCGACCGCGTCGCCGAGCCGTTCTACAAGGGCGACAACACCTTCCTGCACGGCTACACCTTCGGCGGCCACCCCGTGTCGGCCGCGGTGGGCCTCGCCAACCTCGACCTGTTCGAGCGCGAGAACCTCACCCAGCACGTCCTCGACAACGAGGGCGCCTTCCTCTCCACGCTGCAGAAGCTGCACGACCTGCCGATCGTCGGCGACGTCCGCGGCAACGGCTACTTCTACGGCATCGAGCTGGTGAAGGACAAGAACACCAAGGAGTCCTTCAACGACGAGGAGACCGAGCGCGTCCTGTACGGCTTCCTCTCCAAGGCCCTGTTCGACAACGGCCTGTACTGCCGTGCCGACGACCGCGGCGACCCGGTCGTCCAGCTCGCCCCGCCGCTGATCTCCACCCAGGAGACCTTCGACGAGATCGAGCAGATACTGCGCGCCACCCTCACGGAGGCGTGGACGAAGCTCTGA
- a CDS encoding Lrp/AsnC family transcriptional regulator has product MQSEVVASRSADQRDSRESRNGTPQLDAVSLAIIEQLQEDGRRPYAAIGKAVGLSEAAVRQRVQKLLDQGVMQIVAVTDPLTVGFRRQAMVGINVEGDAESVADALTDMPEVEYVVMTAGSFDVLAEIVCEDDDHLLGVINKRIRALPGVRSTESFVYLKLKKQTYMWGTR; this is encoded by the coding sequence GTGCAGAGTGAGGTCGTGGCCAGTCGAAGCGCAGACCAGAGGGACTCCCGCGAGTCCAGGAACGGCACCCCCCAGCTGGATGCCGTCTCCCTCGCCATCATCGAGCAGCTCCAGGAGGACGGCCGCCGGCCGTACGCCGCCATCGGCAAGGCCGTGGGCCTGTCCGAGGCCGCCGTGCGCCAGCGCGTGCAGAAACTGCTCGACCAGGGCGTGATGCAGATCGTCGCCGTCACGGACCCGCTCACCGTGGGCTTCCGCCGGCAGGCGATGGTCGGGATCAACGTCGAGGGCGACGCGGAGTCCGTCGCCGACGCGCTGACCGACATGCCGGAAGTGGAGTACGTGGTGATGACCGCGGGCTCGTTCGACGTCCTCGCGGAGATCGTCTGCGAGGACGACGACCACCTGCTGGGCGTCATCAACAAGCGCATCCGCGCCCTGCCCGGCGTGCGCTCCACCGAGAGCTTCGTCTACCTGAAGCTCAAGAAGCAGACCTACATGTGGGGAACCCGATAA
- a CDS encoding gamma-aminobutyraldehyde dehydrogenase yields the protein MTTELRRLRNYIDGEFRDAADGRTTDVVNPATGEAYATAPLSGQADVDAAMAAAEAAFPAWRDTTPAERQKALLKIADAFEERAEELIAAEVENTGKPIGLTRSEEIPPMVDQIRFFAGAARMLEGRSAGEYMDGMTSIIRREPVGVCAQVAPWNYPMMMAVWKFAPAIAAGNTVVLKPSDTTPASTVLIAEIVGSILPKGVFNVICGDRETGRMMVEHPVPAMASITGSVRAGMSVAESASKDLKRVHLELGGKAPVVVFEDTDIAKAVEDISVAGFFNAGQDCTAATRVLVQESIHDEFVAALAKAAAETKTGQPDDEDVLFGPLNNPNQLKQVAGFIERLPAHAKVEAGGHQVGERGYFYAPTVVSGLKQDDEIIQNEVFGPVITVQSFTDEDQAVQYANGVEYALASSVWTKDHGRAMRMSKKLDFGCVWINTHIPLVAEMPHGGFKKSGYGKDLSGYGFEDYTRIKHVMTSLDA from the coding sequence GTGACCACCGAACTGCGTCGCCTGCGCAACTACATCGACGGAGAGTTCCGGGACGCCGCCGACGGACGGACCACCGATGTGGTGAACCCCGCCACCGGCGAGGCGTACGCCACCGCACCGCTGTCCGGGCAGGCCGACGTCGACGCCGCCATGGCGGCCGCCGAGGCCGCGTTCCCGGCGTGGCGCGACACCACGCCGGCCGAGCGGCAGAAGGCCCTCCTGAAGATCGCTGACGCGTTCGAGGAGCGCGCCGAGGAACTCATCGCGGCCGAGGTGGAGAACACGGGCAAGCCCATCGGGCTGACCCGCTCCGAGGAGATCCCGCCGATGGTGGACCAGATCCGCTTCTTCGCGGGCGCCGCGCGGATGCTGGAGGGCCGCTCCGCCGGCGAGTACATGGACGGGATGACCTCGATCATCCGCCGCGAGCCGGTCGGCGTCTGCGCCCAGGTCGCGCCGTGGAACTACCCGATGATGATGGCCGTGTGGAAGTTCGCCCCGGCCATCGCCGCGGGCAACACGGTCGTCCTGAAGCCGTCGGACACCACCCCCGCGTCCACCGTGCTGATCGCCGAGATCGTCGGCTCGATCCTGCCCAAGGGCGTCTTCAACGTCATCTGCGGCGACCGCGAGACCGGCCGCATGATGGTCGAGCACCCCGTCCCGGCGATGGCCTCCATCACCGGCTCCGTGCGCGCCGGCATGTCCGTCGCCGAGTCCGCCTCCAAGGACCTCAAGCGGGTCCACCTGGAGCTGGGCGGCAAGGCGCCGGTCGTCGTCTTCGAGGACACCGACATCGCCAAGGCCGTCGAGGACATCTCGGTGGCGGGCTTCTTCAACGCCGGCCAGGACTGTACGGCCGCCACCCGCGTCCTCGTCCAGGAGTCCATCCACGACGAGTTCGTCGCCGCGCTCGCCAAGGCCGCGGCCGAGACGAAGACCGGGCAGCCGGACGACGAGGACGTGCTCTTCGGCCCGCTGAACAACCCCAACCAGCTCAAGCAGGTCGCCGGCTTCATCGAGCGGCTGCCCGCCCACGCCAAGGTCGAGGCCGGCGGCCACCAGGTCGGCGAGCGGGGCTACTTCTACGCCCCCACCGTCGTCTCCGGCCTGAAGCAGGACGACGAGATCATCCAGAACGAGGTCTTCGGCCCCGTCATCACCGTGCAGTCCTTCACCGACGAGGACCAGGCGGTCCAGTACGCCAACGGCGTCGAGTACGCCCTGGCGTCCTCGGTGTGGACCAAGGACCACGGCCGCGCCATGCGGATGTCCAAGAAGCTCGACTTCGGCTGCGTGTGGATCAACACCCACATCCCGCTGGTCGCCGAGATGCCGCACGGCGGCTTCAAGAAGTCCGGCTACGGCAAGGACCTCTCCGGCTACGGCTTCGAGGACTACACCCGCATCAAGCACGTCATGACGTCGCTGGACGCGTGA